CAGGATCGAGTATTTAGCGATGGACGAGTTCGCCCTGCATAAAGGGCATCGGTACGCGACGGTAGTCGTCGATCCGATCAGCAGGCAGGTGCTGTGGATCGGCCCAGGACGCTCACGCGAGACGGCTCGGGCGTTCTTCGAGCAATTGCCGCGTGGGGTCGCCCAACGCATCAAGGCCGTAGCCATCGACATGACTACGGCCTACGAGTTAGAAATCCAGGCCCACTGCCCACGGGCGGAGATCGTCTATGACTTGTTCCATGTCGTGGCCAAGTACGGACGAGAGGTCATTGATCGGGTGCGCGTGGATCAGGCCAACCAACTGCGCCAGGACCGTCCCGCGCGCCGGGTCATCAAATCGAGCCGCTGGCTGTTATTGCGCAACCGCGACAAGCTAGACCGGCAGCAGGCCGTCCGGCTCGACGAATTGCTGCAAGCCAACCAGCCGCTGCTGACGGTCTATGTCCTGAGGGACGAACTCAAGCGGCTCTGGTTCTACCGAAGACCTGCCTGGGCAAAACAAGCCTGGCACCACTGGTGCGAGCAGGCCGAGCAAAGCGGAATAGCCCCCTTGAACACCTTCGCTCAGCGTCTGAAAGGCTATCTGCATGGCATCCTGGCCAGATGCCGACATCGTCTAAACACCAGCATCGTTGAGGGCATTAACAACACTATCAAGGTCATTAAGCGGCGCGCCTACGGCTACCGCGACGAGGAATATTTCTTCCTCAAAATCCGCGCCGCCTTCCCCGGTAATGCTCAATGAACCAAAAAAAAGCCCGGCTTCTGTTCCAGCGCGTGCTGGCGAAAGCCGGGCCTGCGACCTGAGGAGGATCGGGCGTCCGACGTTCGTCAGCGTCCTCCCCTCGCAGGTCGGGCATTGCGCCGTCCGGGGAACCCGGCGCGGCGGCGATGCGCGGATTTACTTCACGATCTGAGCGAGATCGCCGCTCTTGTACTTCTCGGCCATCTTGTCGAGCGAGACCGACTTGATCTTGCCAGCCTGACCTTCGCAGCCGAACGACAGGTAGCGCGCCTTGCAAACCTGCTTGGCGGCTTCGCGTGCGGGCTTCAAGTAGTCGCGCGGGTCGAACTTGCTCGGGTTTTCGAACAGATAGCGACGGATCGCGCCGGTCATGGCCAGACGGATGTCGGTATCGATGTTGATCTTGCGCACGCCGTGCTTGATGCCTTCGACGATCTCTTCGACCGGCACGCCGTACGTTTCCTTCATGTCGCCACCGAATTCACGGATCTCGGCGAGCAGTTCCTGCGGCACCGACGACGAACCGTGCATCACCAGGTGGGTGTTCGGAATGCGGCGGTGGATTTCCTTGATGCGGTCGATGGCGAGAATGTCGCCCGTCGGCTTGCGGCTGAACTTGTAAGCGCCGTGCGAGGTACCGATGGCGATGGCCAGCGCGTCGCATTGCGTCTGGTGCACGAAGTCGGCGGCCTGATCCGGATCGGTCAGCAGTTGCTCGCGGGTCATCGTGCCGTCCGCGCCGTGGCCATCTTCCTTGTCGCCCTTCATCGTTTCGAGCGAACCCAGCACGCCCAGCTCGGCTTCCACCGTCACGCCGATGTAGTGCGAGAACTCGACGACCTTCTTCGACACTTCGACGTTGTACTCGTAGCTGGCGACCGACTTGCCGTCGGCTTCGAGCGAACCGTCCATCATCACGCTCGAGAAGCCGCTCTTGATCGCAGCCATACAGACCGCCGGCGACTGGCCGTGATCCTGGTGCATCACGACCGGGATATGCGGGTGGGCTTCCACGGCCGCCGAGATCAGGTGACGCAGGAACGCTTCGCCAGCGTACTTACGGGCACCGGCCGAGGCCTGCATGATGACCGGCGCGCCAACTTCGTCGGCAGCGGCCATGATCGCGGAAACCTGTTCCAGATTGTTGACGTTGAAGGCCGGCAGACCGTAGCCGTTTTCGGCGGCGTGGTCGAGCAGCTGTCGCATAGAGACTAGGGGCATGATGTTCTCCTTGGAATCACAAAACTAAGCAAATCTTTCTTCGATCCGGAGGCGCCCCGCATGACGACAGCTCGCGCCCGGCGCGGTCGGTGCCATATGCACCGCCTCGCCGTACTCGCGCGGCCCGCTTGGTCATGCCTGGCCCACCTGAACGATCTTCAACGTGTTGGTGCCGCCGGGTTGCCCCATCGGCTCGCCTACCGTCAGCACGATCGTGTCGCCGCGCTTCACAATGCCGTTCGAAAGCAGCAGTTGTTCGGCTTGCTTGAGCGCGTGATCGCGGTCATGCGTGGCGTCGGCGCGCATCGCGTAGACGTTGCGATACAGCGCCATTTTGCGATGGCTGCTCATCTGCGAAGTCAGCGCAAAAATCGGCACATGAATCTTGTGACGGGACAGCCACAACGCGGTCGCGCCCGATTCGGTCAGCGCCACGATGGCTTTCGCGCCAAGATGATACGCGGTAAACAGGGCACCGGCCGCAATCGTTTGGTCGATGCGCGTAAAAGTTTGGTCCAGCCAGTCGCGATCGAGTTCCACCGTTTCCGAGCGCTCGGCTTCGACGCAAATCGCCGCCATCGTCTCGATCGTCTCGACCGGGTACTTGCCTGCCGCGCTTTCCGCCGACAGCATCACCGCGTCGGTGCCGTCGAGCACCGCGTTGGCGACGTCCGACACTTCCGCGCGGGTCGGCACCGGGTTGTGAATCATCGACTCCATCATCTGCGTGGCCGTGATGGTCGTCTTGTTCATCTCGCGCGCGAGCTTGATCATGCGCTTCTGGAGCGCCGGGACCGCCGCATTGCCGACTTCGATGGCCAGGTCGCCACGCGCGACCATGATGCAGTCCGAGGCTGCCAGAATCTCTTCGAGCGCCGGAATCGCTTCCGCACGCTCGATCTTCGCGATCATCAGCGGCTTGATGCCGTACGGCTCGCCCGCCACGTTCGCCAGTCGCCGCGCCATTTCCATGTCGGTGGCGTTCTTCGGGAACGAGACCGCGACGTAATCGGCGCCCAGCGCCATCGCGGTCTTGATGTCTTCCATGTCCTTCGACGTGAGCGCCGGGGCCGTCAGCCCGCCGCCCTGCCGGTTGATGCCCTTGTTGTTCGACAGGTCGCCGCCGACCTTCACGGTCGTGTGGATCTCGCTGCCGAGCACGCGATCGACGATCAGCACGATCAGGCCGTCGTTGAGCAGCAGCACGTCGCCCGTGCGCACGTCGCGCGGCAGTTCCTTGTAGTCCAGACCGACGCGCTCGTCGTTACCGAGTTCGCACTCGCTGTCCAGAATGAACTTGGCGCCGGCTTCGAGCGTGGTCTTGCCGTTCTCGAACTTGCCGACGCGAATCTTCGGGCCCTGCAGGTCGGCCATGATGGCCACTTCGCGGCCCGCCGCCTTAGCGGCCGCGCGCACCATTTCGGCGCGCTCGATGTGGTCCTGCGCCTTGCCGTGCGAGAAGTTCAGGCGAACGACGTCGACGCCTGCGGCGATCATGCGCGAAAGCACTTCCGGCGTGCTCGATGCCGGACCGATGGTGGCGACGATCTTGGTGGAGCGGTTCATTACATCCATCTCTTCATCCTCTTTGAGTAACAGCGCTTTCGACATTACTGGCGCTTAGAGGTTTGTAACGCAATTAGGCCGCCGCAGGTTAACCAAAAAGTTTGTATTGTCCGTACGAAATCGTTTGATTCGATCTCTGACGTTCGCAATAAAGCGATCAAAACCGCCCTCGGCGAACGTTTTCCGGACCTACGAACTCCCCTGCAAGCCCCGCTCCACCAGGGTTTGCGCGTTTCGGAGCAAACCCAACACAAATTCCACGCGTTCCGCCCGATCAGTTCGACTGGGCCGCGCGTTGTTCCAGTACGTCGACGGCCGGAAGCGTCTTGCCTTCGAGGAATTCGAGGAACGCGCCGCCGCCGGTCGAGATGTAGCTGACCTGATCGGCGATACCGTACTTGGCGATGGCCGCGAGCGTGTCGCCGCCACCGGCAATCGAGAAGCCCTTGGCCGCAGCAATGGCGCGCGCCAGGGTTTCCGTGCCGTGACCGAACTGGTCGAATTCGAACACGCCGACCGGACCGTTCCAGACGATGGTGCCCGCGCTGCCCAGTTGCTCGGCCAGCTTGGCGGCCGTTTGCGGGCCGATGTCGAGGATCATGTCGTCGGCAGCCACGTCGGCGGCGGCCTTAACGGTCGCTGCGGCGTTCGCGCTGAATTCCTTCGCGCACACCACGTCCGTCGGGATCGGCACCGAGGCGCCGCGCGCGGCCATGGCGTCGATGATCGCCTTGGCTTCTTCGACCAGATCGGCTTCGGCGAGCGACTTGCCGATGGGCAGACCGGCGGCCAGCATGAACGTGTTGGCGATGCCACCGCCCACGATCAGTTGGTCGACCTTGTCGGCCAGCGTCTTGAGGATGGTGAGCTTGGTGGAAACCTTCGAGCCGGCCACGATGGCCACGAGCGGGCGCGCCGGTGCGTTCAGCGCCTTGCCCAGCGCTTCGAGTTCGGCGGCGAGCAGCGGGCCTGCGCAAGCGACCGGCGCGTACTTGGCGATGCCGTGCGTGGTGGCTTCGGCGCGGTGGGCCGTGCCGAACGCGTCGTTTACATAGACGTCGCACAGCTTGGCCATCTTCTGCGCCAGTTC
The Pandoraea oxalativorans genome window above contains:
- a CDS encoding phosphoglycerate kinase; translation: MASVVRLSDLIAQGRLAGKRVFIRADMNVPQDDEGRITEDTRIRASVPAIQMSLDAGAAVMVTSHLGRPTEGEFKPADSLAPVAKRLSELLGRDVKLISDWVDGGFDLAPGAVVLLENCRVNKGEKKDNDELAQKMAKLCDVYVNDAFGTAHRAEATTHGIAKYAPVACAGPLLAAELEALGKALNAPARPLVAIVAGSKVSTKLTILKTLADKVDQLIVGGGIANTFMLAAGLPIGKSLAEADLVEEAKAIIDAMAARGASVPIPTDVVCAKEFSANAAATVKAAADVAADDMILDIGPQTAAKLAEQLGSAGTIVWNGPVGVFEFDQFGHGTETLARAIAAAKGFSIAGGGDTLAAIAKYGIADQVSYISTGGGAFLEFLEGKTLPAVDVLEQRAAQSN
- a CDS encoding ISL3 family transposase; translation: MLDRKLLESLGGWQGYAVERVEWPEGTGRTLSIYLKPTAKVMLCEQCGARCRQVHETTVRRVRDLPLFEYRVVLHVPRRRLLCEQCGGPRLERLTWLGRYQRVTDRLAAACSQLLQSSNVQAVARFFELGWHTVKTLDKARLRASVREPDWSRIEYLAMDEFALHKGHRYATVVVDPISRQVLWIGPGRSRETARAFFEQLPRGVAQRIKAVAIDMTTAYELEIQAHCPRAEIVYDLFHVVAKYGREVIDRVRVDQANQLRQDRPARRVIKSSRWLLLRNRDKLDRQQAVRLDELLQANQPLLTVYVLRDELKRLWFYRRPAWAKQAWHHWCEQAEQSGIAPLNTFAQRLKGYLHGILARCRHRLNTSIVEGINNTIKVIKRRAYGYRDEEYFFLKIRAAFPGNAQ
- the fba gene encoding class II fructose-bisphosphate aldolase (catalyzes the reversible aldol condensation of dihydroxyacetonephosphate and glyceraldehyde 3-phosphate in the Calvin cycle, glycolysis, and/or gluconeogenesis); the protein is MPLVSMRQLLDHAAENGYGLPAFNVNNLEQVSAIMAAADEVGAPVIMQASAGARKYAGEAFLRHLISAAVEAHPHIPVVMHQDHGQSPAVCMAAIKSGFSSVMMDGSLEADGKSVASYEYNVEVSKKVVEFSHYIGVTVEAELGVLGSLETMKGDKEDGHGADGTMTREQLLTDPDQAADFVHQTQCDALAIAIGTSHGAYKFSRKPTGDILAIDRIKEIHRRIPNTHLVMHGSSSVPQELLAEIREFGGDMKETYGVPVEEIVEGIKHGVRKINIDTDIRLAMTGAIRRYLFENPSKFDPRDYLKPAREAAKQVCKARYLSFGCEGQAGKIKSVSLDKMAEKYKSGDLAQIVK
- the pyk gene encoding pyruvate kinase yields the protein MNRSTKIVATIGPASSTPEVLSRMIAAGVDVVRLNFSHGKAQDHIERAEMVRAAAKAAGREVAIMADLQGPKIRVGKFENGKTTLEAGAKFILDSECELGNDERVGLDYKELPRDVRTGDVLLLNDGLIVLIVDRVLGSEIHTTVKVGGDLSNNKGINRQGGGLTAPALTSKDMEDIKTAMALGADYVAVSFPKNATDMEMARRLANVAGEPYGIKPLMIAKIERAEAIPALEEILAASDCIMVARGDLAIEVGNAAVPALQKRMIKLAREMNKTTITATQMMESMIHNPVPTRAEVSDVANAVLDGTDAVMLSAESAAGKYPVETIETMAAICVEAERSETVELDRDWLDQTFTRIDQTIAAGALFTAYHLGAKAIVALTESGATALWLSRHKIHVPIFALTSQMSSHRKMALYRNVYAMRADATHDRDHALKQAEQLLLSNGIVKRGDTIVLTVGEPMGQPGGTNTLKIVQVGQA